In Gossypium hirsutum isolate 1008001.06 chromosome A10, Gossypium_hirsutum_v2.1, whole genome shotgun sequence, the DNA window AGTGACAATGAATGATTAAGTTCAAAAAAGTGATTAAAGACCTCGAGTCATTTACTAACTTAAGCATCTGAACATTCCCACTCTTCGAAGATCAAACTCGGATGTCCAAACATTTTTCAACTTTAGCATGAACATGACAACTTTCTAAACTCATCGATTTTCAGCTCTAGAAAAGGAAATCAGTATCACAAACGAGtaactcaaacaatttatcaTCAGTGATACGAGTTAGCATGATTTCATATATGAATATAGCTGATCAGCAATTACTAGAACATCAACACAGCTATCTAAAACTATAACTTCGTATTTAGAAATATAGAAGATTATGCTAGAGTACCCTTGCTAGAAGAATTAGATTCGGATGCTTTCCTTATCAAAATTTGGTGATCAGCAATAACTGTCTTCTCTTCTTTCTAGTATAAATAAAATCGAAATCACCTTATGAgtaaaaagggtttttttttttgccttgaATGTAGAAGTTTCCGTGAACAATCTCGAGCAAGCAATGTGATAAAGCTTTCCTATCTTCTGCGTTTATGCTCTTTCCGCATTTCTGATAAGTAGCTATCTAAGTTGGACTTTATCCATAACCGCCTCTGGAGAAGGTCCTCCTTTGTTGATTCATctaataaacacaaataataagATTTGATTAAAATACGAGTTTAAAGGGAATGGATGAAACCCGCATTCATCTAATTAGTATAAGAGTACAAAATTACTAATCACTATGTTGATCAACACATATAACTGTACGAGTATATGACTACCTTGATAAGTCATTCACTCATTCTACGGTTCTATCATCTATCAAACCTCGTTTAAATGCCTAAAAGGGTGTGTTGCCTTTATGAAAAATGGAGGAACTTAAGCATAATTACCGATGTTTAGCCACGCATCAAGAGGCACTCTGAGGGAGTTTCTCGTCAGGTAAGCTGCGTCTTCCCAAGAATATGGAGCTTGTTTGACTTTGTATCTCCAGAACCAACAGCCATACCACAACAATAGCTGGAGAGACAGAAATTTAGCCAGTAACCAATTTCAGTTTAAAAACTAGGGTTGAAGTTTCTAGCTAATATAAGAACAGCGAGACCAAACACTCAACTATAACCAACATATTTGGTATTCACAAAATTACTAATCTTAACCCAAAATTGCAGCTATTTTAGCTTAATAGCCGTTATCCTAACCTTGCCAATAGTGTAAGGGAGGAGAATGAAACGGACACCAATTAATTCCCAGATGGATGGCTTTTCAGCTCCCTTAATGTCCAGCTCAAGTTCATTGCTGAGATCTTCCTCCTTTTTCCTACAAAGAAAATATGgtaatttctattaaaaaagaaaacaaagtgtTATATGCCGTTGCTCAATGTGTTTTTAATGTAAACAGAACCACATCACCCTATACATGATTAATGTAAACAAAACCACACTACGGTATATATGCCTAATGTAAACAAAGCCACAACACCAGAGTCTAATTTTATGGGCcaaaaatgaaaaaggtaaatGAGATATACTTGATAATTTGCCTGTTACTCTTCTTCTTATTTGTGGTTCCTCCACTGCGTTCAAGTTCCAACGCCCGCAGTCTGTTTTTGTAAGCTGGTGTCTTCTTCACCATATCTACAGCCTGAATCCAGAAAAGGGAAAgcaggga includes these proteins:
- the LOC107924912 gene encoding chaperone protein dnaJ 50, which encodes MAPPGTIRWCALVLTLFLSLYISPSIAIYCDEDDCYDLLGVSQSANASEIKKAYYKLSLKYHPDKNPDPESRKLFVKIANAYEILKDEATREQYDYAIAHPEEVFYNTARYYRAYYGHKTDTRAVLVGVLLILSVFQYFNRLTRYNQAVDMVKKTPAYKNRLRALELERSGGTTNKKKSNRQIIKKKEEDLSNELELDIKGAEKPSIWELIGVRFILLPYTIGKLLLWYGCWFWRYKVKQAPYSWEDAAYLTRNSLRVPLDAWLNIDESTKEDLLQRRLWIKSNLDSYLSEMRKEHKRRR